A section of the bacterium SCSIO 12696 genome encodes:
- the uvrB gene encoding excinuclease ABC subunit UvrB produces the protein MSDKTFSIDSNYSPAGDQPTAIQGLVAGIESGLASQTLLGVTGSGKTFTVANVIQEIQRPTIVLAHNKTLAAQLYGEFKEFFPNNAVEYFVSYYDYYQPEAYVPSSDTFIEKDASVNQHIEQMRLSATKALLERRDVVVVATVSSIYGLGDPKSYHQMVIHLVRGERIDQRTLLRRLAELQYSRNDMDFRRAVYRVRGDVIDVHPADSEFEALRIELFDDEVERLSVFDPLTGEILRQVPRFTIYPKTHYVTPRETILEAVEQIKQELVERLEQLRSNSKLVEAQRLQERTRYDLEMMQELGYCTGIENYSRYLSGGQPGEPPPCLFDYLPDDALMVIDESHVTIPQLGAMYKGDRSRKETLVEFGFRLPSALDNRPLRFDEWQHLAPQAIFVSATPGKYEGEHAGEVVEQVVRPTGLVDPELEVRPAGTQVDDVLSEISIRVAADERVLITVLTKRMAEDLTEYLADHGVRVRYLHSDIDTVERVEIIRDLRSGEFDVLVGINLLREGLDMPEVSLVAIFDADKEGFLRSEQSLIQTIGRAARHVNGKALLYADRVTGSMQRAMDETERRRSKQVAHNEEHGITPKGVKKAVVDILEGAVIPGMPRKGRLQKVAEAKAEYSVGIAIDDPKQQAIRIAELEEKMYQCAKNLEFEEAAKIRDQIAKVRAAV, from the coding sequence GTGAGCGACAAAACCTTCTCTATAGACAGCAACTACTCCCCGGCCGGGGATCAACCCACGGCTATCCAGGGCCTGGTTGCGGGTATCGAGTCTGGATTGGCTTCACAAACCTTGCTAGGGGTTACCGGTTCCGGCAAGACCTTTACAGTCGCTAATGTTATTCAGGAAATTCAGCGTCCCACCATTGTTCTTGCTCACAACAAGACGTTGGCTGCCCAACTTTACGGGGAATTCAAAGAGTTTTTCCCCAATAATGCGGTGGAATATTTCGTTTCCTACTACGACTACTATCAGCCAGAAGCCTACGTGCCATCTTCCGATACGTTTATCGAGAAGGACGCTTCTGTAAACCAGCATATCGAACAGATGCGCTTGTCAGCCACCAAGGCTTTGCTAGAACGTCGCGATGTGGTGGTGGTAGCTACTGTTTCTTCTATATATGGCTTGGGTGATCCAAAATCCTACCACCAGATGGTGATTCATTTGGTGCGTGGTGAACGTATTGATCAGCGCACATTGCTGCGTCGCCTTGCAGAGCTGCAATACAGTCGCAACGATATGGATTTTCGTCGCGCCGTCTACCGCGTGCGTGGCGATGTGATTGATGTTCATCCTGCGGATTCTGAGTTTGAAGCGTTGCGAATAGAGCTGTTCGACGATGAAGTAGAGCGGTTGTCAGTATTTGATCCGCTGACTGGCGAAATCCTCCGCCAGGTACCCCGTTTTACTATTTATCCCAAAACCCACTATGTCACTCCCCGCGAAACCATTCTGGAAGCTGTTGAGCAAATCAAGCAAGAATTGGTCGAACGCTTGGAGCAACTGCGTTCCAACAGTAAATTGGTGGAAGCCCAGCGCTTGCAAGAGCGTACTCGTTATGATTTGGAAATGATGCAGGAGCTGGGTTATTGCACCGGCATTGAAAATTACTCACGTTACCTGTCTGGTGGCCAGCCCGGTGAGCCGCCGCCATGTTTGTTCGACTACCTGCCAGACGATGCGTTGATGGTTATCGACGAATCCCACGTTACTATTCCTCAGCTTGGCGCTATGTATAAAGGTGACCGTTCTCGCAAGGAAACTCTTGTGGAGTTCGGCTTTCGCCTGCCTTCAGCGCTGGATAACCGCCCATTGCGGTTTGATGAATGGCAACATCTGGCTCCGCAAGCAATTTTTGTTTCGGCCACACCTGGCAAGTACGAGGGCGAGCATGCCGGTGAAGTAGTGGAGCAAGTGGTACGTCCCACTGGTTTGGTAGACCCAGAGCTGGAAGTTCGTCCAGCTGGTACTCAGGTGGATGATGTGCTTTCTGAGATCAGTATTCGGGTGGCGGCGGATGAGCGGGTGCTCATTACGGTGCTCACCAAGCGGATGGCGGAAGATTTGACGGAATACCTGGCAGATCATGGCGTCCGCGTTCGCTACCTGCACTCAGATATTGATACGGTTGAGCGCGTTGAAATTATCCGTGATCTACGCAGTGGCGAATTCGATGTGTTGGTGGGGATTAACTTGCTTCGGGAAGGTTTGGACATGCCAGAAGTCTCTCTGGTGGCGATTTTTGATGCAGACAAGGAGGGTTTTCTGCGCTCAGAGCAATCACTGATCCAAACCATTGGCCGTGCCGCACGCCACGTAAATGGCAAGGCGCTGCTCTATGCAGATCGGGTAACTGGTTCTATGCAGCGCGCCATGGACGAAACAGAGCGTCGCCGCAGCAAGCAGGTTGCTCATAACGAAGAACATGGTATTACCCCTAAAGGCGTTAAAAAAGCTGTAGTAGATATATTGGAAGGCGCAGTGATTCCAGGTATGCCAAGAAAAGGCCGTTTGCAGAAAGTGGCTGAGGCCAAGGCTGAATATTCGGTGGGCATCGCAATTGATGATCCGAAACAGCAAGCGATCCGCATCGCTGAGCTGGAAGAGAAAATGTACCAGTGCGCCAAGAATCTGGAATTTGAAGAAGCGGCCAAAATACGCGATCAGATCGCAAAAGTACGGGCTGCTGTATAG
- the pseI gene encoding pseudaminic acid synthase, whose translation MSDYIEIDGRKIGRAFRPYVISELSANHNGDIERAFRIIEESKKAGADAVKLQSYTHETITMDCDSDEFLIRGGLWDGRTLYDLYKEAHMPWDWHKPLFEKARELDITMFSSPFDHTAVDMLENLGAPAYKIASFEAIDIPLIKYTAATGKPMIISTGMATKDEISEAIAAAKDGGCKELVVLHCVSGYPAPASDYNLLTIPDLEREFGVIAGLSDHTIDNTTAVASVALGACVIEKHVTLSRSGGGPDDSFSLEPRELKNLCDGARISWESLGRVNYDHKESEKGSLAFRRSLYFVQDVMPGEIITSTHVRSIRPGYGLPPKFYDQVMGKKVKALCKRGNPVKWDCFE comes from the coding sequence ATGTCTGATTATATTGAAATTGATGGTCGAAAAATTGGTAGGGCGTTTAGGCCTTATGTGATATCGGAGTTATCTGCAAATCACAATGGTGACATTGAGCGGGCATTTAGAATTATTGAAGAGTCTAAAAAGGCCGGAGCAGATGCAGTAAAACTGCAGAGCTATACACATGAAACAATCACAATGGACTGTGATTCAGATGAATTCCTGATTCGTGGTGGTCTCTGGGATGGTAGAACTCTTTATGATCTGTATAAAGAAGCGCACATGCCCTGGGATTGGCATAAACCGCTATTCGAAAAAGCAAGAGAGCTGGATATTACAATGTTTAGCTCGCCTTTTGATCATACAGCAGTAGATATGCTGGAAAATCTGGGGGCGCCAGCGTATAAAATTGCTTCGTTTGAAGCGATTGATATCCCGTTGATTAAGTATACGGCTGCCACGGGTAAGCCAATGATTATCTCTACCGGAATGGCGACTAAGGATGAGATATCAGAGGCCATTGCAGCAGCAAAAGACGGGGGTTGCAAGGAGCTAGTGGTACTTCATTGTGTGAGTGGTTATCCCGCCCCGGCTTCCGATTACAACTTGCTGACAATTCCAGACCTGGAGCGTGAGTTTGGTGTTATTGCCGGACTATCTGATCACACAATCGACAATACAACTGCGGTAGCTTCCGTTGCATTGGGTGCATGCGTGATTGAAAAGCATGTAACTCTAAGCCGATCTGGTGGAGGGCCTGATGATAGCTTCTCGTTGGAGCCTAGAGAATTGAAAAATCTTTGTGATGGCGCTCGAATTTCTTGGGAGTCACTGGGTCGGGTTAACTATGATCACAAGGAAAGTGAAAAGGGGAGCTTGGCATTTAGGCGCTCGTTGTATTTTGTGCAAGATGTGATGCCAGGGGAGATTATTACCAGTACGCATGTCAGGAGTATTAGGCCTGGCTATGGTTTGCCCCCCAAGTTTTACGATCAAGTTATGGGAAAAAAGGTTAAGGCTCTCTGTAAAAGAGGAAACCCTGTTAAGTGGGATTGTTTTGAGTGA
- a CDS encoding glycosyltransferase, with amino-acid sequence MKILQLAKFYPPEFGGIEQVTSDLAVGITRCGHSGDVLCFTKKPESRKEELPEGLVFRQFSRIVLSSTPLSFSYIRKWALLRKSYELIHLHAPNPIASLAVFLFPLVRKQKLVVHWHSDVVKQRLLLNLFKPLQNFMLRRADVIIVTSEVYMEGSQDLQPFQEKCQVVPIGIEDRIDDVEFTAARLLPKNARNKKIVLGVGRLVYYKGFEYLIRSASGYPEDTIAVIAGVGEKEAELKNLVVDLGLSDKVFILGRVEYSDLLSLYRHSYIFCMSSVERSEAFGIVQLESMMFGKPVISTEIPGSGVPWVNQHGNSGIVVPPKSAEAICAAVIRLHDNENLYSAMSNGARKRFEEFFLVEKMVKEIVQIYQGLMIPGKAASKT; translated from the coding sequence ATGAAAATATTGCAGTTGGCTAAATTTTACCCTCCAGAGTTTGGTGGAATTGAACAGGTAACATCCGATTTGGCGGTAGGTATCACTCGATGTGGTCATTCCGGAGATGTTTTATGCTTTACTAAAAAACCAGAATCTCGCAAGGAAGAACTCCCAGAAGGTCTAGTCTTTAGGCAGTTTTCTAGGATAGTTCTATCTTCTACGCCACTTTCATTTTCTTATATAAGAAAGTGGGCCTTACTGCGAAAGAGCTATGAGCTTATTCACTTACACGCGCCTAACCCAATTGCATCTTTAGCCGTATTTCTGTTTCCTTTGGTTCGTAAACAAAAGCTCGTAGTTCATTGGCATAGCGATGTTGTTAAGCAGAGGCTTCTGCTGAATCTTTTTAAGCCTCTTCAGAATTTTATGTTGAGGCGGGCTGATGTAATCATAGTAACCTCTGAAGTTTATATGGAAGGTTCGCAAGATTTACAGCCTTTTCAAGAGAAATGCCAAGTAGTTCCCATAGGGATTGAAGACCGGATAGATGATGTAGAGTTTACGGCAGCAAGGCTACTTCCAAAGAATGCGAGAAATAAAAAGATTGTTCTTGGTGTTGGCCGATTAGTTTATTATAAAGGCTTTGAGTACTTAATACGCTCTGCCTCTGGATATCCAGAGGATACTATTGCAGTCATAGCTGGCGTAGGCGAGAAAGAGGCAGAGTTGAAAAATTTAGTGGTCGACTTGGGGCTTAGTGATAAGGTCTTTATTCTTGGCCGAGTTGAGTATTCAGATCTTTTGTCTTTGTACAGGCATTCATATATATTCTGTATGAGCTCAGTAGAACGCTCTGAGGCATTTGGAATAGTTCAACTTGAGAGTATGATGTTTGGTAAACCCGTAATATCTACTGAAATCCCTGGAAGCGGAGTACCTTGGGTTAATCAACATGGTAATTCAGGTATAGTAGTTCCACCAAAGAGTGCAGAGGCTATTTGTGCTGCTGTTATCAGGCTTCATGATAATGAAAATCTTTATTCGGCTATGTCGAATGGTGCGAGGAAAAGGTTCGAGGAATTCTTTCTTGTAGAAAAAATGGTCAAAGAAATCGTGCAGATTTACCAGGGTCTTATGATTCCTGGAAAGGCAGCTTCCAAAACTTAA
- a CDS encoding acyltransferase yields the protein MPSGAKAALHSIAASLVMRVLSKWGVFLCSSVVRILGILKSRAYLKVGTESVIHYTTEIKYPENIEIKGVVTIGPGCTLGAKGGIELGDLVRFSKGVVVETASLDLNSGLPYKHVAQKTIINDGVWLGSNVIVLGGVTIGRNAVIGAGVVVSKDVPEGAIVVGGKNREIVRKGSY from the coding sequence ATGCCTTCTGGAGCTAAAGCGGCACTTCACTCCATTGCTGCGTCGCTTGTAATGAGGGTACTTTCTAAATGGGGGGTATTTCTTTGTTCATCCGTAGTAAGGATTCTTGGAATACTGAAGTCACGTGCCTATTTGAAGGTGGGCACGGAAAGCGTGATCCACTATACCACTGAAATCAAATATCCAGAAAATATTGAGATAAAAGGGGTGGTGACAATCGGTCCAGGATGTACGCTGGGCGCAAAAGGTGGAATTGAACTGGGCGACTTGGTTCGATTTTCTAAAGGTGTTGTAGTCGAGACTGCTTCTCTAGATCTTAATTCAGGCCTTCCATATAAGCATGTGGCCCAAAAGACCATAATTAATGATGGGGTTTGGCTTGGATCAAATGTTATCGTGCTTGGTGGTGTTACGATTGGTCGAAATGCTGTAATTGGGGCTGGTGTGGTTGTCTCGAAAGATGTGCCCGAAGGGGCAATTGTTGTAGGCGGCAAGAATCGTGAGATTGTGAGGAAAGGAAGTTATTAG
- a CDS encoding undecaprenyl-phosphate alpha-N-acetylglucosaminyl 1-phosphate transferase has protein sequence MSAHWIPIAFLCVTSFISTALLVPVAHKVKLLDIPHGRKDHAGNIPLVGGLGIYISVILGCTIFCELNRQLMGLLALGGLITVTGLIDDKFDISAKFRLMVQILASLGLATGAGLSLQSVGDIIGIGSIQLGLLAIPVTVLAVAGITNAYNMTDGIDGLAGSMSLIAILGLLITVYPRASESEINLLCFFAVSISVFLIFNLKCSRKSSKKIFMGDAGSMFLGFVIAGLMIYFTQKGNTQIKPITALWLIAVPLIDMVSTMIRRVLKKQSPLNADKTHLHHILIKGGLSSRQSLITIIIYSCLCAIIGISLSNVPQYISTGVFGLVFFIHLYILRHAYKASKKVKYLLLIIGKARRRKILSY, from the coding sequence ATGTCTGCACATTGGATACCCATTGCTTTTCTCTGCGTTACTTCATTTATTTCAACAGCTCTTCTGGTGCCGGTGGCTCATAAAGTAAAGCTACTCGACATTCCCCATGGACGAAAAGATCATGCAGGAAATATACCTCTAGTTGGCGGCCTAGGTATCTACATATCAGTCATTCTTGGCTGTACTATTTTTTGCGAGCTGAATAGACAGCTAATGGGTTTACTTGCGCTAGGTGGTTTGATAACTGTAACTGGCCTGATTGATGACAAATTCGATATATCAGCTAAATTTCGCCTTATGGTACAAATTCTCGCTAGCTTGGGTTTGGCAACAGGTGCCGGGCTTAGCTTGCAATCTGTAGGTGATATTATTGGCATTGGATCAATTCAGTTAGGCTTGCTCGCCATACCAGTAACTGTACTGGCGGTTGCAGGCATCACAAATGCTTATAATATGACTGACGGCATTGATGGTTTAGCAGGCTCAATGTCCTTAATAGCAATTCTTGGCTTACTGATTACCGTGTATCCACGCGCCTCTGAGAGTGAAATTAATCTTCTTTGCTTTTTTGCTGTATCCATTTCAGTATTTTTAATTTTTAATCTAAAGTGTTCTAGAAAATCCAGTAAAAAAATCTTTATGGGTGATGCCGGAAGCATGTTCTTAGGATTCGTTATCGCAGGCTTGATGATTTATTTTACACAAAAAGGCAATACTCAGATAAAACCCATAACTGCGCTTTGGCTAATCGCTGTGCCTTTAATCGATATGGTTAGCACAATGATCCGGAGAGTGCTAAAAAAACAGTCACCACTCAATGCAGATAAGACACATTTACATCACATTCTTATCAAAGGTGGACTTAGCTCGAGGCAGTCTCTTATTACAATAATCATTTATAGTTGCTTATGCGCAATTATTGGCATCAGCCTCTCAAACGTGCCTCAGTATATTAGCACAGGAGTATTCGGCTTAGTCTTTTTCATACACCTTTACATACTGAGGCATGCTTACAAAGCATCAAAAAAAGTTAAGTATCTATTACTTATCATAGGTAAAGCCAGAAGGCGTAAGATACTATCTTATTAA